GAGAGAGGGAGTCTGTGATGGAGACTCCCACTCTAGCTATAAAACAATGCTTTCAATCCACAATTCATGCACTTAATTTGCAATAGACTTTTCATTGACATTACACATGGATGAGGAATTGGAGAGGAATAAAACCGAATATCATGTTATCTTTTCTTAGATACATGCATTGGTATGCTTTTTTAATATCCATGAATTCGATATGTATGATTCTCGAGTTTAGAAAAATAGGTGCCTACAAACCTAGCTGAAGTGGGCCACCTATTCAATGGTTGTTGTGAGCTTGACTGTAATTATAAGTGTAAccgttgaaatttgtggttttggaaaaaataaaaaatatttaaaaaattcgaCATTTTCGTTTTATTGctaaaatgctttttaaaaaattttaaatgaaaattgcggtgtgtgcttttgtcctatatcagaaatgaaaagaaaaaaaatatggtttatatgtggatgtgtgtatagtattcttacttagagctATGGAGATTGAGACGCTCAGGTTACATGTTCCAGAACACTTGGGCTAGGGTGTGGGCataggcagtgtggctgtagtggcgctagttgATGCACTTTATACTTCGCACGTGCACATAGTGGTCGCTCCGTCACAAGACAGTGCAAGTGGTTTGGTACAAGTCtattttacgtgattcagcctagtgaaacgaaaataattaagattattttattttttatttttcgataTTTCAACACATTTTTCCAGCAATAACCATTGTGACTACCACTCCAAGCTGGTTTAAGATGCTTAAGACAGTATATATTTCTACTATTTGAAATCTTTGTACAATGGCACACATGGTTGAATGTTTTTGTCAAACACCCACCTCAAACTCTagagaagaactttgatactatggcaaaatgtgatggatgataatcatgaaCTTAGAAATCATGTAGAAGTTTTATTTTCCTTCGGAAAATGAAGTGGCCCACCTCTATGTCTAtataacatccactccatccatctattatgCCAGCATGTGTTAGGACATTAGCTCATAAAATATGCAAATTCGAatgtcaagtaggccacacaactaGAAATAGTAATGCTTAGGTGTGCTTAGAACTTTCGTAGGGTTGACGGAAGTTTTGGAATTAAGATAAtcttgttgttgatgtctcaaatttATCAGTAACAACAGGGGTTTGTCAATGCCATCAACAAACcactcgatgtcattgacagaTGCTCGATAACATCAGAAAAATCAATGTTAATTGCTGGAATGTTTTAGTGTTGCTAATCAATGTCATCAAagtaagttcgatgacattgaggatagtcgatgtcattgaaagacTCATCAAACGTGCGAGCAAAGTCACATAAGTGCCggatttgttttctattctgGTTGTGATACTTTATATATCAGAGATAATCTAAATTTAGGTGTATGAGTGTTTTAAGGCTTTATAATTCATTACTAAGGGTTTAaagggcatagcttgggcttgtgaagtggattcaATGCTTGTTGGCATCAATAAtattttatctcttgtaatttctgttttTATAATATATACTCATCGTTGtgttatggtttttttttccGTAAAATTTTTCGACATAAAATTTATATATTCTTGTTTGGACTTAGTTATGTGATTTGTGTATTTTGCTTGATTCGTCTCTATATGCTTCCGCAGTTCCTCAACAAACTTTTGCATTTTTCCCTCTTCAACAAACCTTTGCATTTTTCCTTCTTCCCCATGCGGTCGGATGCCAAGATCATCAAACCATCCGTCCCAATGGCCATTGCAGCTGTTGTAACTGCCATAGCTCAGTTAAACTGGTTACATGAGTGTGTATCATTCTGCCAATATGCAGTTCCATGGTTGATTTCTTAAAGTGGAGTAGTGCAAATATTTAATTAGTCAGCTGGTGGCCTAATATCTTTTCCTGTCCGTTGATCATCACAATCTAATCGTGGCCCACTACAGGCAAATGGAACAGTAACCCAGCATGTACATGACATGCTTTTTTCATGCCTTGTTTATGTGTAAAAATGAGGACGACATTGTACCCCACAACGGGGCTTTGCTAACACCACATGCACCACCACCACGTACAGCCACAAGTGCCAACCTGGCATGTGTAGCACATCTGAGCCGTGTATGACAGCACTGATGGTCTCCGTGTCTTGTTTTCATAGATTTTCAACGAAATCATCTacgtaagtgggtcccacctggttTGTGTGGCTTTGTGTGAGACAAGAGCACCAATTAGAAAAATCTAGCCATTGGTCCGTTGCATCCTACGGTGAATGCACTATGCCCCAGAAAATCTCCTCCATAACACAATCACAACCTTCAATTTGTAGCCTACGTATAGATAGTCAAGAAGGGAAATgcatcaacggtccacattcaactattaAAAGTCCCAACATTGGTTACTGGGATCTCCCAATCTGGTTGAATTTTTGGGTCATGGTCGGTCCAGTGAGACAGAATACATCAATGATCCTGAATATAAAACCACGGGTCCCACTTGCCAAAATAGACAGCCCCTATGATTTTGATCTACGGATGGACGGTTAAGAAATCAGTTcacatttaaatgaaaaaaaaaaaaagaaaaagctccAACATTGGTTGAGAGGATTCTCCAATCTAGTAGATTTCTGGAACACAACAtatcaatggtatggattaccgaaaaatgggacccacttcccAGGTTTGAAAACCCAGATATATTCTGCACATATGCCGGACGTGTATCATATAATCTCTCCCAACTGTATAGTATTCCATCTTATCAAGATGTGAAATTCAGCTTTAACCCATACGTAAAGCTATCAGGAATATGGATTGAATTTCACAcataatccaaacggtccatttAGAAAACCGTGTGATCCTCATTCAACTGTAAGGTTTTCAGTTTGTGCAATTGGGACCCTTAgttaggtgatccaaaccgttggtctgatggaccccacagtgaaTAGTCTATATAATGAAAATCTGAAGATCCAGTCGTCCAATCTTTTGGTATTTTATTATTTCGACATGGATCATCGCTGTACATATTTCCCTAACTAGCTATTGCCATGTCACCCATCGAGAGGTTTGTACTATCCGACTAGGATATTCCACGAGACATGGTCCGTCTGCTAAGCGACCCATCAAACCAACGGTTCTTAATTGCCAAACAATAAGCCCCATAAAAGAGAGTAGGATGCTACGCAATTCACCCATTGTAACAATGGTATCAAGTCCTCTTAGTGGTAGCCCCAAAAGTAGCATTTTTTTAAGGTACGATTGATAAAATATCTTAGCACATCTTTCACCTTTCTACATGGATTTTAAGTTTGACAAGTGGGTCCTATGTTTAGGTAATCCACACCATTGGTCTTCTGCGTCCCACTGGATCGAGAAGACCCTAAAAATCCCACTTCATTTTAAGATAATTTCAATCAATGTTAGCACTGTTTTCTGTTGAAATGGAACTTCATTGTAATACTCTtattaaccgtccattttgtgcCATGAATCCAACGTTAAGATTCACTTATCAAGAAGAATTTTGAACCATAGAGCATCCAAAGTGGGACAAAAcagatcaacggttcagattccGTAATGAAAGCCCAATTTGTCAAAATTAAGAACCCGTATATGATGTGGAAATATTCAGGCCACGTATTCTATTATATAATTCTCTTTCATTAACGCTTTTTAAGGCTGCTTTATCCGTTATGCAATGCACGTGAATGAGGACATTAATTATTAGAAAAGTATGGTTTAGATGGTACCTCTCTAATAAataatatttatttctatttcattaTTTTTAGTTATCTAAACAGGTTTGACAGTGACAAGACCTTAAGTCGAACTTAGGTAGGCACATTCATACCAGAACGCGTATTCATTAATGACGGTCCACCTGGCAATCTTAATCTTCATGACAATAAAAAAAGGCATGGATATAAGGATGGTTCACCACCGTTTTTTTATGGCTGTGATTAATCCACCATATGGCTATGGTTAGGGGTGCAACATGGGTTGTACTAAcctcatttggcaccatggactCGGAATTGTTGGATTGAAAATCACCTTGATTTGGAATACCTGGATTTTAAATTCTTCTACTGTGCTTGGCAGCAATTATTTAGAATTCTTGTAATTCCATAATCGTTAGGCACTTAAATTATATTGTATATTTGTAAGAAtgtaattttaattattaaaacaaCTTCAATCTCTAATTATTGTATATATGATTTTTAATTATAATAAGcatattgaaatatatacattgGTAAAACAAAAAATTCTAAGCCTTAAATGGGTCATGAGCATACGATTACAATGTTTCACCGTTGATTTATATGGCTGATGTTTGAACTGTTTAGATCATTTTATCAATGTAAATTTGGTAATGTAgttgataatttaattattttgagATATTGCAGATACCCCACCTTAAACAACATTAAATTATTCATTTACTTTggttaatttttaattaaaactaTTTATATAGCTCGACACTCACCATATGCCTATAGAAGTTGGACAAAGTATGTCTTAGAGCaagttttgaatatatatatatatatatatatatatatatatatatgagttagcttgttagtacacacccatgtcagtacacacgccatgttagccacccccgctagggatcgataccaagacctcaagtgaaAATAACTAATATACTTGATTGGTAGATTCATAACCTAAACAAGTCAAATCTTGGTTGGTCATCCAAACACTTTGGAAACCTTGTTTAAACgtcttaaaattatatttatccaATCCATAAAACATCACAAAGCCAAATGGATTGCATATTAAGGGTCACAGCACCTCCTAGAACCATTCAACGAACCATATCAACAAAATAAAAACTGTAGACTCGTGGTGAGCTGACGGTGACATTATCATTCCTACTTTTATTTTTCGCTCCCTCAAGTGTCAGGAAGCCTATTTTGACAGATAAAATAGTgtcaagtgggccatcagccaaCCACAAGTTGACGGCCACCTAACATACTTTTTTACGTAACAGAAACCTATCTTTGGATCTTACATATGTCGAAATCATGAAATAGGGGTAAGTGTCCACCATCGGCTTACCATGAGTTGACGATCTTCATCTATGAACACAATGCATCAGCTGTCATTCCAGGGGTCATGGGACACAGAGAAAGAGAGGGTCCGTAAGCATCAGATGTAGGGTGGGTCCTAGTCTCCAAAGGCTTCAAAGATTTCTTAGCTGACAACAAAGTCTTGCCCAATTCAAGAAATATGCTTTGGAAAAACAGTCCACAAAAAAGTACTAAAGTCAAAGATTATGGTTAGAATTGGGGATATTCAACTATCTCTTTTGTTAAAAAAGTGTATTGGGtcttccattttccttcttgtATCCCAAATTAATATACATTTCAATTCGCACATCTTAGATGCATCAAAAGCACAAACTCAATTTGTTTTATCTTTTATTCATTAATACTTTCTCTtatttatctttttcttcttcttttcttttcttttttttttccccttattttGAAGTCTTAAACCATGCACAGTAAGATTAggtattgtttttttttcttttttctttttttacccaTAATCTTCAACTCCACAAAACATGGCTAAATAAAATAATGTCGAAACTCCATTAAATCTTTCCTAAGTATCATAAAATCACATAACGTAGATACTGCACATCATGCGGGGTAGAAAGGATGTGTAATCCTTTCATTTTCTATGACGGAGGGCCTAACTCAAAATTTAAGAATGTAAACCAACCGTAAGAGTTAGttgaaaaatcttatgatttCTCAACATATAAGCGAATCTATAGTTTATGCTAGCTAGGATCAATATCAAAACACAACTTATTTGCCATTGAGTCATGAAATCAACCGAATTAACCGACCATATGACCATGGTCAACCAATGTTGCACTCAACTCAATGGTAACTAGTTCAATTCATTAGCCATCTTCACATCCCAAATCCAACCTTATAGGCAGTGCACGTGAATAACAATTAACATGCATAATATGTATAGAATATCATAGACTGCATGAAAAATACAATTCGGGTTGGAACCATCCATGCCCTGGACACTAAGCTATTTAGGGTTCTTGATCAAAACCTTTCATGAATGGAAACTCTGGTCCACAATATTAATATTAATGGCCACATGTTAAGTGGTCCATCAAGTGGAgattataaaaatgaaaattttaatattattttaatagttaTAGATGTTACTTTAATGGTattttttaataatgttgatgGAAATCCGATTTTATTTATTAGATTACTATCTGCAGTTGTCAAACCAGCTTAACGCAACTAAGTTCAAATTGTGCTGAGGTTgatcagcacatgttgggcttCAGCTGGTAGCTTGCGTTGGGTCTATGGTTGGATAGGGCCTCGGTCGACTCCTTTGATGTTCGGTTGTGATTAGGTTAACTCCCAATCCTACTTCACCTCCTCGAGTTGCACCTCTAATCACAACCATCCAAACCATCTTAGTCGACACTAAACAAACGGTTAGAAATGAAGTAGCCAACTGTCGGCAGATCTGGTGGTGAAGATCGCCTGCTAAGTGCAATTTCAAGGATTTGATCCGTCTCCCACGTAGGGCGCAAGGTTTTAAATGCTCCATGATGCATACGTGCGCCATACGCGTGCTAGCCAGGATGAGTCACCATCACTTTAGAAATGTCGGTGGACTAACACGGTAGAACAACGACTCATCAAAGTACGGAGGCATGATCCAATGTAGCTAAGCTAGATACTCGGTGAAAGATATGTCGAGAACAACGAACCGTCgtcaaatgtggggcccaccaatcgaaACCAATCAAGAGTAGCGCTTACcacgacgcggattagctactggcaggttgagtcgcgagactcgctactgaagtgacgtcatcaagttatgtggacccaaccatgatgtatgttttgtatccacaccgttcatccatttctgtggaccccaccacagaaaatagtgggaagagtgacatccaccattaaaaagttctaagggccacaaaagttttcgatcaactggatatttatgttttcccttctttcatgtcttcgttaatatatgaacagtttggatctcaaataaacatcatggtggaccttaggaaggtttcaacggtgggcattactttctcctctGTTTTCTGTGGCGGAGTCCACTCCAGCcctggatctgcctcgttctttggatcatgccctaaaatgatctctccaaatgtatggacggtgtggatacaacacatacatcatggtgggccccacagaacttggtgacgtcacttcagtagggagttTGGCTACTctacctgtcagtagctaatccgcgccgcGCATACCAAGCCTACAAGGTGTGAGTCTCCATGTAAAAACATTGTATCCATCTCTGTTAGATGTTGCACCATAATAAATACCACATGGCACAAAAACGGGCCcacccactcatcaggtgggccccaccattgaaaacaactGTAGCCAATGATCTGACCCGACGcagaagtgtggcccacctggtgagtaGGCCAATACGATTTTTGAACCGGGTTGTCTACGTGATGGTCGGAAAATGATGCACATGGACCGTATCTAAAAGTCTTACGTGGGATTATCCTAACCACCAATCTTTTAAGACTTTTCTCAGCTGCATGTGGACCGCCGCCGCCTTGTCTTTTTCTTCTTAACCGATCTGACGCTCGGATTTTCTAGTCGTCTCGGGACGTGGCCCATCCACGGTTGAGACAGAGTACCTAGTCTTGTGGATTACTGAAACATTGGACCCACGTATTGGAATTGGAAACACCCGAGTACACTGCAGATAACCTCGGACAGAGGATTCTATTAATCCTATTTGTCAATGCCACGTTGGCTTGCCACACGGATTTCTATCCTCTACACGTGCATGTGAGTACCAAGTTCATTTTTCAAGCTAGCGACTCCATCACAGCCACACATCGCTATTTTATTCATTTGTGTCGATCCTAGCCATGCGAGAGTACTGCAGTTAATGTCAGATGATTCGAGACTGACCTACCGGGTTAAAAGGAATTTTTGCAATGGTCCAGATTGATTGGTGAAAGTCAGTCaatcgaatggttaggatcaccccATTTGGTGTAATTTTAGGCAATTGCCCATCTAAGTGGGACTAGGACACAGCAGACACGTACGGTGGATATGTGCACAACGTAAGTATGGCGTCttcattaataaaaattttcaagctGCTGTAACTTGCAAGGACCagaagatctggaccatccacttTCTGGCTCTATGATGGGTGTCCCATGCTACAAATACTGCACTAATAGTACCATCCTAGCCGTCCCTTTCTCTCATGTTTCTCCCCTTCGAGGACCACTAATTAGACGCAGGCGAtcattcatcattttttatgaaattttaaCGTTGGCCCATCCAAGGTAGCCTATACCAGTTGAACGGCATTGATCCACCTTTCCCTCTGCCATGTGGGTCCAAGGAAGAGAGACTCTATTATACCATGATGAAAACGGTTCTATCATACCATATCCCTATTACAAAGCTCAtgagtagggctgtcaacgggccgggcctgagTATGGTCTTAGCCcgtattttgaactgtttcgggcccaGTCGTCAAGCCGGATTACCCAAAAAAAATTTTCCAgacccgagcccggcccattgacaccccaacTCATCAGAAACTTCCTAGTTGAAATTGTGGCCCATTGACAATCGGCCCTTAATTCTATAACCATAAGTCCTTAATTCTACTCGCACGTGTCAACTGTATGTTCCCTTCAGCTAGatattcttgacattatcaacaggttggattgcaaataagaaTTATGAAAACCATATGatgggcccttagaaatttttaatagtgaggcattcaatcaccactttttcctgtggtgtagtccacctgatatttgcatCTGCATAATGTTTGGGATCCCGTCCTAAAATAGTCTttagaaaatgatggacggcatggatatacaacatattatcaaggtgggccccacagtaagaggCAATACCCACTAAGCTTTTACCTTATCCGCTCCTGTTTTCTCCTATATCTGTGGCACACCTGAGCAGTTCGGCAGCCTTTTGTGCTGGCACGTTCAACAGGGTGCTGGCTGATTAGCTAAACACGTGTGCTACATTTGCACATGCACGGAAACCTCATCAGGATCTTCAGAGCTGATTCCTAGGTTTCCAGATGCTAGATCTCAAACATAAACTGTTAATGGGTACCGGGACCGTAGGtgcctagtggaccccacctgatttaAACTGATCTGGTTCCAATTTCTCTAGGAATGAGGGCGGGTCCGGTCGCCATTTCGGACCCAGTTagaaagaaaaaaccaaaaaaagtaGTCGGGTATAGATCGGGTCCACCGTCTTCCAACCGGTTAAAATCGGGTCGAGCTGTGACTCGGGGAAGCAgattgcttactgagtaaactttgtggggcccactgtgagttgtgtaatttatccactccgtccatccattttaccagattaATTTAGTGCTtggtaccaaaaatgaagaacatccaaccctcaaataaaccacaccactggaaaaagtatgaattgaatgtctacggttgaaaaattctttggggccatagaagttttgtatcaagatgatatttgtgttttcccttaatccatgtatgtgtgatattataaacaggttgatgacaaataaacatgactgtgggccctggtcaggtttcaacggtggaaatcattattccagctgttttcctgtggtgtggtccatttgagctctggatatccttcaattttaggACCACCCACTAAAAGgagctggaaaaacgtatggatggcgtggataaaccacataattcacagtgggcccaacagagtttactcattacaatAAACCCTGCTTTGTAgataatttaaataataatattttatattaattattCTAGTAATAGAATGAGGTTATTAAGCCAAGCACACACCTTGCACATATATTCATGGTAAATCCATCATTGAGGTAAAGCCAATCATGCAAATAATCTTTTTTTGAGGTTGATGCAACCCAAACCTAATTTAGAACTGTGGTCCAATAGCCCCATGGATACCGACGCTGGTCCAATCTGGGTCCAGAAAGCGACCTGGGTCTAGAAAGGGATCCAAACCTAACAAGATCCAAACCCAATCAGCCGCCCATGTCTGAGAACTCTAAGGCCCATCCTCAAAAACTATCTTATCAAAGAGTTATTAGAACTTATTTATAATTGGGTGTGATGTTGTATTAATGGAAAAACCGTCTAACATAGTTGTATATATTATGGACTGAAACAAAACAAATTGTCGCACCATCGCACTGTCATAACAATGAATCAGACCGGATTGTACTGGTTTTTCAATTGTTCACCAAACAAACTAAGGccttgtttggcaccatggatttggaatACCGTAGATTCGGAATTTTTCATTTGTGTTTAGTACTCTTGAATTTAGAATCTTTTAATTCAAAAATAACCATGCATTTAAATTATATAGTATATTTATAAAAtgttgaatttaattattaaatcaactttaatatctttaattaatgTACAtattaatgtttgacacaatgactATAATAAGTCTAATGAAATATATGCTTTTGTGAAAAAAAGATAAAGTTTTAAGTCTTAGATGGCTCACGGTATGGGATCACAACCAAATGACTAGCCAATACTTTTTATTTGTTAGTTTATATGATAATGTTTAGATTGTTCCTATCATTCTATTTATGTAATTTTAATGATGttgataatttaattgttttaaaatatcattagTAATTCAGGTGTACAACGAATTAATAGCTTAGTAATACTTAGATTACACATGTGGCTCTCGTACCTTTAAAAGTgagtggaaaaagaagaagagagaattgaTAATCAACAAAAGAGAaggattttaaaatttaaaagtgAGGATTTGAAATCTTTTAAATTCGGAATAGCCTCTAATTCACTCTACCAAATAATAGATGGATTCAAAATACCTTCAAATTCCTCCTAATCTACCATCTCAAACTCCTAATATATAATTCACAATCTACTTAAATTGCAAACTTATCATGTACTGTTTGAAAGTCCACTGCTATTTTGTACTTGGGAAAAGTGCGCGTCCAAACACAATTTTGAagttgaaattttcaaattgagaaaGGAACTAAAAATTTCCATGAAATTGCATGATAACACCTCATTTCCAAACAGCCAGGTTTGCCCCTGACTTTTTGAAGATGGGATATTTCCTTTCCAGCAACCTCTCACAATAAGTcagatgcatggcccaccttgctaTCCCACAAAAAAGGAGTGGGGGAACCCAAAAGGAGATGGCCCACCTATTAAAGGGACCTTGacttagagagagagaaaaaaatataagATGGATATATGGAAAATATTCCAAaagacaagaaaaagaaaaaagaaaaataaaaatccagcgaTGATGATAGTGCCCAAGAAACCTTTGTACCCAATCCAACTCCACTAATATGGATACGCAAATGCCCTCAAATTCCCATCTAAATTACTATTTTACCATGATTTTGCAATGTCGTGACGCTTCGTAACCGTTTTTAATTACAAATTGTTTCCATctaaaagctttgatactctgacagagtgtgatagatgatacacaggcaattAGAAATTACTTAAAGTTTACATATTTAACCTATAGTTAATTAAAatgaaaccatccaaattgtgagtcTCAACTTAGATGCATCGAttggattagtggacatttattggacggttgaaaatgaaaaatatccaataattACATTTCAACATATAAGTATTCcagaatcaaaagttatgatttttCAACCAATCGGATTTTCAGGCCGTGACTTAGGGaccaatttagaaagtttaatgtgagttaatgtatgctacatgtacaatttctgagtttCAGTGTATCAAGTGCcatactcttccagagtatcaaatagatCTGTCTAATTCTAAAAGATTTTTATAatacaattaaatataaaaataattttataattgaAGGAAACTCATGTTGGTTTATAGCCCTGTCCTTCTACATGCCAGTGCACATTGATGAATCACACAGATGCAATATCCAcataaaacaaatgaacggctatAAAAAACTTgtttatccatccatttgtttcattcAGTATGACAAACCTGATGATTGGAATCGCCTGATTTTAGACCAATAGAATctaaaatgtgggtcccacctgatgaactgcTCCGATCATGCACATATAGCGTGTAATGGGCAGGGCTATACATGCATGTGAGCTTAACCAACCCACACTTAGAGTGGTTAACATGGTCAGAGAGTTCAGATATCTGCTGTtagtcaggtgggccctacagtgcaATGGCTATATCCAATGACCACACTCTCGGAAGATCCTAGACGTTCAAATAGTGGAAGACTTTTCACATTGAAGGTGAACCATTGTTTACACCCTTAGTTGCCATCCATTTGTAGATTGacaattggacggttaagatcgtCCGAATTTCGGAAGATTGCCTCATCCACAATGATGCCCACTGGATGAACGGTCAGGATTGCTGGAAGATCAAACAATCGTGAATGGGTCAAAACCAAGGGTATTTACGTAATTTCAGGGAGACCTCCCTTCCTCTTTCTTATATTCCATTTCTCACTCCCTCCAAACGCACGGCAAAAACCCGAACCTGATTCCTCTTCAaaaacccatctctcctccttccaATCGATCTTCATTTTTTCTCTCGGTTATccttgtacattgcaatgggtatTTTTTAACCCCAATTTCCATCCCAAATACCCCCCAAAAGAGAAATCTCCCACACCCATCTCTCCTTCATGGAAGGAGAAAACAGAGCCAGCGAAAAGCCCTCTATTTTCAAAAATCTCGGCACCTCAACCTTCGATTTCCTATCAAAATCGTATATTTTCTTCTGTTCATTCCTTTCTAATCAAAATCCCCTGCTTTCGATCTTCGTCGCATTCTACACTCTTATCCTTCTCTATCTTCCCCATCTCTTCCTTTCTCTGTTTTTCTCCCCTGTTTTGATTTTTACTGTGATTCTTTTAGTTTCCCTTCTCCATTTGGGAGCTTCCCAAAACACCCAACTCGAAAAAGACGAGATTTTTGAGCCGGAGATCGAGAAGGCGGACTCGGAAGACGAAGATCCTATCTGGGTCGGGCCCGAAACCGCTACAGAGACCAATACCGATTCGATATCCGTGCAAAAGCCCCATTTTTCGGAGTCGTTCGTGGAATGGAGTCGGAAAGGGCCGCTGGAAGTCATATACGAGGAATACGAGGGCGAGGAGGAAGATTCACCGGAGAACGACCGCCGGATGGTGTCGCTGTCGTTCTACTACACGGATTCCGACTCGTCGGAGGGGGAATTTCCGTCGGGATTCCAGGCATGGGATTCGCCGGAGAGCCTTTCTTTCAGGTGGGAGGATGACAGGGAGGAGGGGTTGATCGAGATCCCTTTGGGAGGGAAAGGGACGGTCGGATTTCACGTAGAGGAGGAGAATCTGATCGAGATCGATCTTTCGGTCGCTGGGAAGTAGGAAATTTCCGGCCGGTTGGTGTCAGATTTCCGGCTGATTTGGATTACATAGAGGTAATCTGGTGATTAATTACTGAAAGGATGTGTGATGTTAGACACTTGTTTATTAAAG
This region of Magnolia sinica isolate HGM2019 chromosome 1, MsV1, whole genome shotgun sequence genomic DNA includes:
- the LOC131236654 gene encoding uncharacterized protein LOC131236654 translates to MEGENRASEKPSIFKNLGTSTFDFLSKSYIFFCSFLSNQNPLLSIFVAFYTLILLYLPHLFLSLFFSPVLIFTVILLVSLLHLGASQNTQLEKDEIFEPEIEKADSEDEDPIWVGPETATETNTDSISVQKPHFSESFVEWSRKGPLEVIYEEYEGEEEDSPENDRRMVSLSFYYTDSDSSEGEFPSGFQAWDSPESLSFRWEDDREEGLIEIPLGGKGTVGFHVEEENLIEIDLSVAGK